In Nostoc piscinale CENA21, the genomic stretch AATACTGGAAATGAGCCGCTACCATTTATTTGTATTTTTGAGGATTACCCAGAATGACATCCACAGGGACAACTGCTAATCAAATCCCCGTTAGCATCCTCATTCCGATGCTAAGTGCTATTGATGACCGTGATTATCAGCTTTTTAAAGAATTAGAAAATACTTTTGTTACTCAGTATGGTGTTGAGGTGTGGCAAGATGTTTTTAATTTCCGCATCTTACCAGCCCTTGATCAGCAATCTAATAAATGGCTACTACAATCATGGTGTAGTAATGGAATTATAAGTGTTCAGGATATAGCTTGAATATTTTTAAGTTGCATTACCAGAGTCTTTCACCATGTTGCAAGTTAGCGATGTAGAAGCAGTTATTTCAAATTTGGTACAACCGTTAGATCCTAGACGGGATATAGAAATTGTAGATTTATTGGCGGCAAGCGATCGCATTCTGGCAAACCCCATTACCAGTCAGCTAGACTTTCCCCATTGGGATAATTCAGCGATGGATGGCTACGCAGTCCGTTACGCAGATGTACAGCAAGCTAACGCCCAACAACCAGCAATTTTAGATATTGTTGAAGAAATTCCCGCAGGATATCAACCAAAAACCACAATTCAACCAGGACAAGCAGCGCGAATTTTTACTGGTGCAGTAATTCCAACAGGTGCGGATACTGTAGTTATGCAAGAAAGGACAAGCCGCGAGGAAAATCGTGTGTTGATTCAAGTCGCACCACAACCAAAAGAATATGTCAGACACAAAGGATCTTATTATCAAGCCGGAAATCAACTTTTACCCGCCGGAATCAAATTAAAAGCGGCGGAAATTGCTGTTTTAGCAGCAGCACAATGTCCCCAAGTCAAAGTTTACCGCCGTCCAAAAGTTGCAATTTTTTCTACTGGTGATGAATTAGTTACACCAAATACACCATTACAACCAGGACAAATTGTTGATTCTAATAATTATGCTCTGGCAACTTTAGTTAAAGAAACTGGTGCAGAGCCTTTATTATTAGGCATTGTGAAAGATAATCCTGTGGCTTTACAAGAAACCATTGCTTACGCCATAGCAAATGCTGATATTGTGCTTTCTTCTGGGGGGGTTTCTGTTGGTGAATATGATTATGTAGATAAAATTCTGGAAGATTTAGGGGCAGAAATTCATATTCGCGCTGTGGAAATGACACCAGGAAAACCATTAACTGTGGCGAATTTCCCTCAGCAAAATTCAGCCATTTATTTTGGTTTACCGGGAAATCCTGTTTCAGCTTTAGTAACTTTTTGGCGATTTGTACAACCTACAATTAAAAAATTAGCTGGACTTTCTGAAGGCTGGGAGGCAAAATTTATTAAGGTGCGATCGCATGATGAACTACGCGCCAATGGTAAACGCGAAACTTATATTTGGGGAAAATTAAATTTAGTTGCTGACGTTTACGAATTTCACACAGCTGGTGGTACTCATAATTCTGGCAACTTAATTAACTTAGCTCAAACTAATGCCTTAGCAGTTTTATCAGTAGGTCAAACCTTAATTACAGCAGGCGAAGAAGTACAAGTCTTATTAATTGCTGCTGTGTAAATCTTGAATTTTGACTTCACGGTTGGGTGTGTACACATATCTAAAACCCTCCTACCTTCTGCCTCCTGCCTTTTCCAAACTACAAATATTCACGCCGCTTTACTTTAATACCTAATACGTGGGTCAACGTAAGCATTAATAATATCAATTAAAATGCTTGCCCCCACAACGATCGCACCAAAAAATACCAAAACACCTTGGACTGTGGGATAATCGCGATCGCTGATTGCTTGATATAAGCGATTAGCTAAACCAGGCCAAGAAAATGTCACTTCTGTTAAAATCGCACCACCCAACAACGAAGCAAAGGTCAAGCCTAACACCGTAATTACGGGAATTAAGGCATTCTTTAAAGCATGAGAGACTAAAATTTTATTTTCTGCAATTCCTCTCGCCCTAGCCGCTTCTACATAGTCTGCACGCAGGGTTTGTTTTAAATTAACCCGGACAATACGCTCAAAAATGCCACTGAGCAAAATTCCCAAAGTCAAACTCGGTAGGGCAAGATGGTGCAAAGAAGCAAAAAACTGCGTCAAATTACCACTCAACAAACTATCAAAGGTATATAAGCCGGTAATTGGTGATGGTGGCGGTAGTGTCGGCGGAAAACGGTTCGAGTTAGGAAACCAACCCAATTGCACAGAAAAAACTAGCTGTAACAGCATTCCCGCCCAAAACATTGGTAAAGCGTAAGTAATAATTCCAAATAACCTTCCACCTATATCAAAATAAGTTCCTGGACGAGAAGCGGAAAGCGTACCTACCAAAATCCCAACAATTAGCGCAACTGCCATACTAAATACAGCTAACTCCACTGTTGCGGGGAAATACTGTCCGATGATGTCCCAAACATTTTGTCCGCGACTGGTTAAAGAAGTTCCTAAATCAAACCGCAGTAAATTACCTAAATAATTTAAATACTGCAACCAAATAGGTAAATTTAATCCTAATTGCTTGCGTAATTCTTCCTTTGCTGCTTCTGGCGCACGTCCACCCAAAATCGCATCAGCAGGATCTCCGGGTGTCGCGCGTAATAATAAAAATACGATAGTATGATAGTTAAAAGTTGTAATGGCGCTAGGAGCAACCGCGAAACAATGTAATATTGTAGGGCTTTTGAGCGAGACATATTTTAGTTATTTGTCATTAGTCACTTGTACTGAGCGTTCGCGCAGCGTCTCCGACAGGAGAAGCCAAAGTATTAGTCATTGGTCATTTGCCATTCGTTATTTGTGAAATAGAATACAAAAGACGAAGGACAAATGACAAAGGACTATTAACTATTTTTTGATTGTTTTATAAATCAAGTTCTGAGTAGGGTCAAGCTGCACGTTACTAACACCTTTTTGAGCAAATACATAGTCTTTGTTTTGCCAAAGGGGAACGTAAGGTACATCATTTAGTACTTGGGTTTGAATTTGAGCAAAAATTTGCCCTCGTGCGCTAGGATTTTGTTCTTTGCGTTGTTGGTCGATGAGTTTATTCATGGTTTCGCTATAGTAAAACGAACCTTGAGTTTGACTACCGCCATCTTCACAACCTTTCGCATCAGACCCTTTTTGACAAGCTAAGAAAGGTTGTACATAGTTATCTGGATCTAAAAAGTCAGGATACCAATCAAGCAAAGCTGCGGGATATAAACCTTTAGAAATGTCTTTAAAGAAAGTCGGCCCTTCGACTGTGTTGACTTCTAATTGGACAATGCCATCCATTTTAGTATCAGCCAGTGATTTGAGTGTTTGCGCTGCTAAACTGCGAGTCGGTGAACTAGAAGGATACCAAACAGGAATTTTGACAGGATTATCTTTAGAGTAGCCAGCTTTAGTGAGTAATTCCTTGGCTTGATCAAATTTACCGTCACCATATTTATCTTTAAATAATGGTTGGGAAACGTTGAATGTAGTCGGAATCATACTATAAAGTGGATCAGCCTGACCGTATAAAACTCGCTCATTTAATAGTTGACGGTCGATAATTGCTGCGATCGCTTGTCTAACTTCTGGTTTATCTAAAGGTTTTTGATTGCGATTTAATACCAGATAACTTACTACACTACCTTGGGCTGTAATCGCTTGCCAATCTCCTTTTTTACCACCTTCTTCTAAGCTGCGAATTTGGTCAGGTTGTAGTGATAAATAAGCAACATCTACTGCACCTGTACGAAAAGCATTAAACAAGTTAACTGGACTGGTTTGAATTTGGACATTAATACCTTGATTTACGGGTTTTTCTCCCCAATATTTATCAAATACATCCATCCGCAGTGAATCTGTCCCATACTGCGCTAATTTATAAGGGCCAGTCCCAACAAATGTATTGGGTTTGAATTTACCAGCACCTATTTCATAAGCTTTGGGTGAAACTGCACAAACTCCTGAAAATGCCAGTAATGAGGGAAATGCTGCAAAGGGTTTTTTGAGTTTAATTGTTAACTCATTTTCACCCGTGGCAGTTACGGAAGCTACTGTATCAGCTAATAAAAAAGAAGGTTTACCTTTATTTTCAATAAATCGCTTAATACTAAACTCCATTGCTTTAGCGTTGAAGGGTGTGCCATCGTGAAACACAACTCCTTGGCGTAGTGGGATAGTGTAAGTTAAACCATCTTTGCTGACTTTAGGTAAACTTGTCGCCAGTTGGGGTTTAATTTCTGTGCTACCTGGTTCGTAAGTATAAAGGCGATCGCTCATATTAAACACTAAACCCAAAGATGCCAACTCGTAAGCATCTGCTGGATCTAATGTCCTCGGCTTGGCAGTTGTCCCAATCGTAATACGACCATCACCCCCAGGCGTATTGGCATTACTCGACGGCGTGGTATTCGCTTGTTGTCGCGTACCACAACTAATGACTAAAAACAAACACAGACAGAACAGAGAAACGAATTGAGTCAACCGACCCCATCTTCGTACAGACAAGGGAAACAAAGTCATACCTTTGAAATTTTTCCAATTAGCGGTCAGTAATCATACTATATGTCTGGCAATAATACCCAATTTTTTATAATTTCAGACAGGCTCAGGTTAAGCAGTAATACTTATTTACTAAACAAACCATCAATGTATAGCAAGAAGCAGGAGGTAAAAGTCTTACTAGGCTTGACATTCGTGCTTTTTAAATGTCCTTCCCTAATACTTTGACTGCCGTAATTTGATATTACAGAGGTTAAAAGCACAATTATTGAACTTATATCAAAAAATGTTACAAAAACTAATTTTGTTGCAGCCATATTTTAATGTGATATTTTGAACTATTTGAATTTAAAATTCCAGCAAATTTATAAGACAGTCTGTATATGTGAAAATCCGCAAAATTTCAGTATTTAATCTGAAATTTACAAAGCAGATAAAATTGTCTTAAAAGAATAAGATTATTTTAAATAAAATTTGTTAAGCTGCTCAATTAGCTCTCATACTTTACATTTCAAGTTAGCCTTTTAACTGATGAGAGTGCTTGATTAAAAGCATAATCAGGAATCTTGGCATCATAGCTTGATGAGCCAAGCTGCTTTATTTAAAACATCTACCGAGTCAAATTTGTGGGTGTAGATATCAAAATTTATAGTCAAAATAGCGAGATAAAACCGTGAAA encodes the following:
- the glp gene encoding gephyrin-like molybdotransferase Glp; translation: MLQVSDVEAVISNLVQPLDPRRDIEIVDLLAASDRILANPITSQLDFPHWDNSAMDGYAVRYADVQQANAQQPAILDIVEEIPAGYQPKTTIQPGQAARIFTGAVIPTGADTVVMQERTSREENRVLIQVAPQPKEYVRHKGSYYQAGNQLLPAGIKLKAAEIAVLAAAQCPQVKVYRRPKVAIFSTGDELVTPNTPLQPGQIVDSNNYALATLVKETGAEPLLLGIVKDNPVALQETIAYAIANADIVLSSGGVSVGEYDYVDKILEDLGAEIHIRAVEMTPGKPLTVANFPQQNSAIYFGLPGNPVSALVTFWRFVQPTIKKLAGLSEGWEAKFIKVRSHDELRANGKRETYIWGKLNLVADVYEFHTAGGTHNSGNLINLAQTNALAVLSVGQTLITAGEEVQVLLIAAV
- a CDS encoding ABC transporter substrate-binding protein — translated: MTLFPLSVRRWGRLTQFVSLFCLCLFLVISCGTRQQANTTPSSNANTPGGDGRITIGTTAKPRTLDPADAYELASLGLVFNMSDRLYTYEPGSTEIKPQLATSLPKVSKDGLTYTIPLRQGVVFHDGTPFNAKAMEFSIKRFIENKGKPSFLLADTVASVTATGENELTIKLKKPFAAFPSLLAFSGVCAVSPKAYEIGAGKFKPNTFVGTGPYKLAQYGTDSLRMDVFDKYWGEKPVNQGINVQIQTSPVNLFNAFRTGAVDVAYLSLQPDQIRSLEEGGKKGDWQAITAQGSVVSYLVLNRNQKPLDKPEVRQAIAAIIDRQLLNERVLYGQADPLYSMIPTTFNVSQPLFKDKYGDGKFDQAKELLTKAGYSKDNPVKIPVWYPSSSPTRSLAAQTLKSLADTKMDGIVQLEVNTVEGPTFFKDISKGLYPAALLDWYPDFLDPDNYVQPFLACQKGSDAKGCEDGGSQTQGSFYYSETMNKLIDQQRKEQNPSARGQIFAQIQTQVLNDVPYVPLWQNKDYVFAQKGVSNVQLDPTQNLIYKTIKK